One Spirosoma oryzicola DNA segment encodes these proteins:
- a CDS encoding outer membrane beta-barrel family protein — MKKAYKLLFIGCVLALADINAMGQGKTRLVGLVQGQNAAVGPVSFATVAVMQATDSAFVKGGIADVDGHFSIDNLEPGSYRLNVSFVGYQKYTGQSFTISNEAEYNAGTIQLLSEVKQLTEVKVVGSKPFVEKKSDGFVVNVENSVVSSGNSVLDVLERSPGVLVSDNGKVSMQGKATMVMIDGKQVQVSGESLNSLLKSLKSDNIATIELITQPSAKYDSFAGAIINIKTKKNTRPGFNGNLNIGMTQSVYNKYTAGGSFNYKAGKLNLFGNYSYGNNRSWRQGEERSQFQNQQGPIQLLTNSKSSGQALSHTGKLGLDYFLSDKHVMGVSADGNWLRSNADQFSTTDFSHMASQVDSNLTTTGKRNARQNFLAYNFNYKGTLDTNGRSIEVNVDYGRDYFSSNSFYIGRLKYMNPDVSLYRDGLQNLPAYTTQFTTYKVDYSMPFRNGLTVEIGAKSAFVTTSNDVRYNVQRIDGGPWLNDPSRTDNFAYKENINAGYVTFRKTINKWQIQSGLRVEQTNADINSITTNTLIRRNYTNLFPNVYIERAFGEKNQLSFGFRREIDRPSYSNLNPFILFTNQYSYFQGNPYLNPAKAYVFTLTHTLNNSITTTLDYSYQQDAFYETFEQFQDTKITRHFITNLGIASGIGLNINFPVQLAKWWESSNNIYGTYGKVKDRNFLGNNLNVVSWGYYASSVHTFTLNKGYKADVSINYQGPFQYATTTQLSTFNVNLGLQKSLWNNKASLKINANDIFWTRRYGTKTLANNQNVSDLVYRDTRLVRATLTYKFGTKGLKTRQRSLGSEAELNRINH; from the coding sequence ATGAAAAAGGCCTATAAACTATTATTTATCGGGTGTGTGCTAGCGTTAGCAGACATCAATGCAATGGGGCAGGGCAAAACCCGACTGGTTGGTTTGGTGCAGGGGCAAAATGCGGCTGTTGGGCCAGTGTCCTTTGCAACCGTTGCCGTAATGCAGGCCACCGATTCGGCATTCGTAAAAGGAGGAATTGCTGATGTAGATGGACATTTTAGCATTGATAACCTCGAGCCAGGCAGTTATCGGTTAAATGTCAGCTTTGTAGGTTACCAGAAATATACCGGCCAGTCATTCACGATCAGCAATGAAGCCGAATACAATGCGGGGACCATTCAACTTTTGTCCGAGGTTAAACAACTCACGGAGGTAAAGGTAGTAGGCAGTAAACCTTTCGTCGAAAAGAAGTCAGATGGGTTTGTTGTCAACGTCGAAAACAGTGTCGTCAGCTCGGGCAATTCGGTTTTAGATGTTCTCGAACGGTCGCCCGGAGTCCTTGTCTCAGACAACGGGAAGGTGTCAATGCAAGGAAAAGCGACGATGGTGATGATTGACGGCAAACAAGTTCAGGTATCCGGCGAAAGCCTGAACTCATTGCTTAAGAGTCTGAAGTCGGACAACATAGCCACTATTGAACTCATTACGCAGCCCTCGGCGAAGTATGACTCATTTGCTGGAGCCATTATCAACATTAAGACGAAAAAAAATACAAGACCGGGCTTTAACGGCAACCTGAATATAGGGATGACGCAGAGCGTCTACAACAAATACACAGCGGGCGGAAGTTTTAACTACAAAGCCGGTAAGTTGAATTTGTTTGGAAATTACAGCTATGGCAACAACCGCAGTTGGCGGCAAGGCGAAGAACGGAGTCAGTTTCAGAACCAGCAAGGGCCGATTCAATTGCTGACCAATTCTAAATCATCGGGGCAGGCGTTAAGCCATACGGGTAAGCTGGGCCTGGATTATTTCTTGTCGGACAAGCATGTAATGGGAGTAAGTGCTGACGGCAATTGGCTTCGGAGCAACGCAGATCAATTTTCCACAACAGATTTCAGCCATATGGCTTCTCAGGTCGATTCAAACCTGACCACAACAGGCAAACGCAATGCGCGACAGAATTTCCTGGCCTACAACTTTAATTACAAAGGAACTCTCGACACCAACGGGCGGAGCATCGAAGTAAACGTCGACTACGGGCGGGATTACTTTTCGAGCAATTCCTTCTATATCGGACGGTTGAAGTACATGAATCCTGACGTCTCGCTCTACCGCGACGGGTTACAGAACCTGCCTGCCTATACGACACAGTTTACGACTTACAAAGTCGATTACAGTATGCCGTTTCGGAACGGACTCACCGTAGAGATTGGGGCAAAGTCGGCTTTTGTCACGACCAGTAATGATGTGCGCTATAACGTACAACGAATTGATGGCGGCCCTTGGCTTAACGACCCCAGTCGAACTGATAATTTTGCTTACAAGGAAAATATCAACGCCGGCTACGTTACGTTCCGCAAAACCATCAACAAATGGCAAATCCAGAGTGGGCTTCGGGTTGAACAGACCAACGCTGACATTAACTCAATAACGACTAATACGCTGATTCGCCGGAACTACACCAACCTGTTTCCTAACGTATACATTGAGCGGGCTTTTGGCGAGAAAAACCAGTTGTCGTTCGGCTTTCGCCGGGAAATTGACCGACCCAGCTACAGCAACCTGAACCCGTTCATTTTATTCACGAATCAGTACTCCTACTTTCAGGGAAATCCGTACCTGAATCCGGCAAAAGCCTACGTGTTTACACTGACGCATACGCTAAACAACAGCATTACGACGACGCTCGATTACAGTTATCAGCAGGATGCATTCTACGAAACCTTCGAGCAATTTCAGGACACCAAGATTACGCGTCACTTTATCACTAACCTAGGCATAGCCAGTGGTATTGGTTTAAACATCAATTTCCCGGTACAGTTGGCGAAATGGTGGGAAAGCTCAAATAATATCTACGGTACATACGGAAAAGTGAAAGACCGTAATTTTCTGGGTAATAACCTGAACGTGGTTTCGTGGGGGTACTACGCGAGTTCGGTGCATACGTTTACGCTGAATAAAGGGTACAAAGCGGATGTATCCATTAATTACCAGGGGCCTTTCCAGTATGCGACGACCACGCAACTTAGCACATTCAACGTAAATCTGGGCTTGCAGAAAAGTCTGTGGAACAATAAAGCCAGCCTGAAAATAAACGCCAACGATATTTTCTGGACCCGTCGCTATGGGACAAAAACGCTGGCAAACAATCAGAACGTAAGCGATCTGGTATACCGTGACACCCGGCTTGTTCGAGCGACACTCACCTACAAGTTTGGCACAAAGGGGCTCAAGACGCGCCAGCGCAGCCTTGGTAGCGAAGCCGAACTGAACCGCATCAATCATTAA
- a CDS encoding carboxypeptidase-like regulatory domain-containing protein: MPFATVFLPGTTKGTVTDQVGSFTLSNAPTGKFDLIVSYLGFATLKTTIET, encoded by the coding sequence TTGCCCTTCGCCACGGTCTTTCTGCCTGGTACCACCAAAGGAACAGTTACCGATCAGGTGGGCTCTTTTACCTTATCGAACGCTCCCACCGGCAAGTTCGATCTGATCGTTTCCTACCTTGGATTCGCTACGCTGAAGACGACAATCGAGACTTAG